The window GCACTCCCGTGGCGGGCGAGGCGGCGGCGACCGGATCGATGATCATCCCGGCGGGCCGGCGGGTGCGGGCGGCCGTCTACAACCGGTTCTGGCACTCGATGGGCGGCGGCGAGCGCCACAACGGCATGATCGCCCAGGTGATGGCCGCGGACGGCGTCGAGGTCGACATCCTCGGTCACTCGGACGTCAATCTCGCCGACCTCGGCGCGCACCTCGGCCTGGACCTTTCGGACTGCCGCTACGTCCGGATCCCGGACCGCGGCGAGGAGGACCTGTCGGTCCGGTCCGGTGAGTACGACCTGTTCATCAACGGCTCCTACATGAGCCGGCTGCCGACCCGGTCGCGCAAGGCCGCCTACCTGTGCTTCTTCCCGACGCCGTTCGACCACGACATGGCGGCCTGGCGCAAGGCGGCCGTGCGCTCGGCCGGGCCGTTGCTGCGCGGGGTACGCCCGGCGGTCGACTTCGGCGTCGGCTGGTACCCGCCGGAGGGCGGCCGGGTGCGCCAGTGGCGCTGGTCGTCCGGGAACGCGGTGCTCTCGATCTCCCCCGGCAGCGAGCGGGTGCTGCGCGGAGACTTCGGCCGGCCCGGCGCTCCGACCGGCACCTCGCTGCGGATCATCGACGCCGACGGTGAGACGCTCGCCAAGATCGACGTGGGTGCGGAGTTCGTCGCGCACGAGATCCCGCTGCCCGAGTCGCCGACCGGCACCGAGATCACCCTGGTCTGCGAGCCGTTCACCCCCGGCCCCGCCGACGTACGCGAGCTCGGCGTGGCCATCAGCCGGCCGCGGGTGACCGACGCGGACGAAAGCCCGCGCGCCAAGGTGGCGCTGCGCTTCCCCTGGCTGCTGCGCGACCCGCACGACCTGGCCTGGCTCGACCGCTACGACGCGGTGATGGCCAACTCCGACTACACCCGCGGCTGGATCCGGCGGATGTGGCGGCAGGAGGCCGACGTCCTCTACCCGCCGATCCAGGTCGAACGGCTGCACCCGGCGGCCACGCGGGAGAAGACCATCGTCACCGTCGGACGGTTCTTCGCACCCGGCCTCGGGCACGCGAAGCGCCAGCTGGAGATGGTCCAGTGGTTCGGCGAGCTGCATGCCAGTGGGACGATGCCCGGCTGGACGATGCACGTCGTCGGCGGCATGGAGGACTCGCAGAAGCCGTACGTCGAGCAGATCAAGAAGGCCGCGGTCGGTCTGCCGGTCGAGGTGCACCCGAACGCGGCCCGCGGCGACGTCGAGCGGCTCCTGTCCACGGGCTCGGTGTTCTGGTCGGCGACCGGGTGGGGCGAGGACGAGCGGCGCCGGCCGTGGACGGCCGAGCACTTCGGGATGACGACGGTCGAGGCGATGGCCGGCGGCTGCGTTCCGGTGGTCATCGACCGCGCCGGTCAGCGCGAGATCGTCCGGCACAGCATCGACGGCTTCCGCTGGACGGAGCCGGACCAGCTGCTGTCGTTCACCCGCCGGCTCGCCACCGAAGAGGATCTGCGTGCCCGGCTGGCCACCGAGGCGGCCGGGCGGGCCGGGCACTTCTCCGACGCGGCGTTCGCCGAGCGCTGGCGTTCGATCGCCGCGCACCACCACCTGTACGAAGGCTGACGGGCGCTGAAGACGAACGGCAGGGTGACGAGCGGCCAGGTGCCGCCGCTCCAGGTGCCGCCGCTGCGAGTCGTGCTCGACGGCACCCCCCTGCTGGGCCGGCGGACCGGTGTCGGGCGCTATGTCGAGAACCTGCTGGCCGGGCTGGCCGACCCCGCCCGCGACGAGCCGGCGACGCGTCCGCTGGAGCTCGCCGCCACGGCGTTCACCTGGCGGGGCCTCGACGGTCTCGCCGAGGCGCTGCCACCGGGCGTCGCCCCCGCGGCGCGGCGGGTGCCGGCCCGGCTGCTGCAGGAGATCTGGGCCGGCGGCGAGCGGCTGCCCATCGAGCTGCTCACCGGGCGGGCCGACGTCGTCCACGGCACGAACTTCGTGCTGCCGCCGCTGCGCGCCGCGCGCGGCGTGCTGACCATCCACGACCTGTCCTACCTGCGCACCCCGGACACGGTCAGCGCCGCCTCCGCCCGCTACACCACGCTGGTCCCGCGCGGGCTGCGCCGGGCCGCGGAGGTCATCACCCCGAGCCAGGCGGTCGCCGAGGAGGTGATCGCGGCCTACCGGATCGACCGCGACCGGGTCACCGCCACTCCCCTCGGGGTGGACGACGCCTGGTTCGACGCGGTGCCGCCCAAGCCTGGCTGGCTCGAGGAGCGCGGTCTCCCCGAGCGCTACCTGCTGTTCGTCGGCACCGCCGAGCCGCGCAAGAACCTTCGGGTGCTGCTGTCCGCGCTGCGCGGCCTGCACGGGACCTACCCGGACATCCCGCCGCTGGTGCTGGTCGGCCCGCCGGGCTGGGGGGCGGCGCTCGACACCGCGGGGCTGCCCGCCAGGGCGGTCATCAGTGCCGGCTACCTCGACGAGGCCGACCTGCGTACCGCCGTCGCCGGAGCGATCGCGCTGTGCTTCCCGTCCCGCTATGAGGGTTTCGGCCTGCCGCCGCTGGAGGCACTCGCCGCCGGGACACCTGTCATCGCCGCGGACATCCCGGCGGTCCGCGAGGTGACCGGGCCGGTCGTCGGCGCCGCGGTCCGCCTCATCCCGCCCGCGGACGTCGACCGGCTGGCCGACGCCCTGCTCGACGTGATCGACGGTGGTCACGGCGGTCTGGCCGACGGCTCGGCGCGGGCCGGCGGCGCCGCCGTGGCCGGCCCCGCGGACCCGCGCCGCGCCGGCCGCGAACACGCCCGCACCTTCACCTGGCGCCGCACCGCCGCGCTGACCGCCGAGGTCTACCGCCGAGCCGCCGGCTCCTGAGCCGCGCGGCGAGCCGCTCGCCCGAACCCGCCCGGCCTCGCCCGGCCTCGCCCGAGCCCGCCCGGACGGCCGGCCGGCTAGTCGCCGGGTCGGGCAGTGGACTCGGCGGTGGCGGCCAGGACCTCCGGGCCGTCGATGACGGCCACCGTGGGCAGGATGGACGTCGCGGGTACGGGCTCCGTGGGTGTGGTCGGACCGTCCGCGTGGATATAGCGGCCGCCGCGCAGGAGGGACGCGGCGGCGGCGATCAGCGTCATGACGATCGACATCGTGAAGACGATCGTCAGACCGTGGTGGAACGGGCCGGTGATCAGGGAGGGGAAGAACTCCTTGCCGGTCAGGGCCTGGGCATCGCCCGGTGGCAGGTTCGCGAGCGTGTCCTGGCCTACGAGGTGCTCGATGGGGTTGTAGCCGAGGAACGCGGCGAACAGGCTGCCGACCGGGGGCAGCGAGCCGACCTGGCCCGCCACGTCCGCGGGCACGCCGTGGGAGGTCAGACCGTCGGTCAGAGTCCTGGGCAGCACCGAGGCGAGGCCCGCGATCATCAGCGAGAAGAACACGCCGATGGACAGCACACTGCCGGAGTTCATGAACGTCGACCGCATGCCGGACCCGCTCCCGCGCAGGTCGGTCGGTATCGAGTTCATGATCGCCGCCGAGTTGGGCGCGGCGAACAGGCCGGAGCCTATGCCGTTCAGCAGCAACAGCAGCGCGAACGGCACGTAGTGGAAGTTCGTGGGTATCAGGAGCAGACCGACGAGCGAGCACGCGGACAGCACCAGCCCACCCGTGGAGAAGACCCGGGCGCCGAACCGGTCGGACAGCGCCCCGGACACCGGCCCCGCGACGAGGAAGCCGAGCGTCAGCGGCAGCATGTAGATGCCGGCCCACAGCGGGGTCTGCTCGTAGTCGTAGCCGTGTAGCGGCAGCCAGATCCCCTGCAGCCAGATGATCAGCATGAACTGCAGGCCGCCCCGGGCGATCGCGGTCAGCAGCAGGGCGATGTTGCCCGCCGCGAAGGAACGGATCCGGAACAGCTGCAGCCGGAACATCGGGTGCGCGACCCTCGTCTCGATGACGGCGAACGCCCAGAGCACGGCCACGCCGCCGATCAGCCCCGTGAGCACCTTGGGGTTCGTCCAGCCCATCAGGTGGCCGCCGTATGGCTGGATGCCGTAGGTAACGGCGGCGAGCAGCGCGGTCAGGCCGACGGCGAACGTCAGGTTGCCCAGCCAGTCGATCTTCGACGCGGTGCGGCGACCGTTGTCCCGCAGGCTGATGTAGGCCCACACGGTGCCTGCCAGGCCGATCGGGACGTTCACCCAGAAGATCGCCCGCCAGTTCCACTCCGACAGCACACCGCCCAGGACGAGGCCGAGGAAGGAGCCGGCGAGCGCGGCGACCTGGTTGATGCCGAGCGCCATGCCCCGCCGGTTCGCGGGGAACGCGTCGGTGATGATCGCCGCCGAGTTGGCCATCAGCATCGCGCCGCCGATCCCCTGGAGGATCCGCACCACGATCAGGAACATCGCGGCCTTCGAGCCCGTCCACGGGGTGAGCGCCAGGGCCGCGGACGTGACGGTGAAGACGGCGAAGCCGGCGTTGTAGATCCGTACCCGGCCGAACATGTCGCCGAGCCGCCCGAGCGTGACGACCAGCACCGCGACCGCGACCATGTATCCCATCAGCATCCAGAGCAGGTAGCTGATGTTGCCTGGTTCCAACGGGTCGAGACCGATTCCCCGGAAGATCGCCGGCAGAGAGATGATCACAATGGACGCGTCGATCGACGCCATCAACACGCCCACGGTCGTGTTCGACAGCGCGATCATGGCGTAGTGCCGCCCGCGGTCGGGTGACGCCGCGCCGCCACCCCCGGTGGAGTCGGCGTCGGCGGAGTTGGCGCCGGGGGCGGCCGGGCTGGCGGGTGAGGGCGGCCTCGCGGTCATCGTCGGTGCTGCTCCCCTCCGGGCCGGCATTCAGCGCCGTCAGAGGTGAACCCGCGGACGCGCGCCCCCGACCAGGCCCGGCGAGTCGGCGGCACATACTTGCTTAACACAAGCTAACGATCGACATGTCCTCCCGGCCAAAAATCTGACGTTCACGTAACTGATCGACTCCAGGGGCGTCACACCCGAGGTCACGCCGCGTCCGGTGGTGGGCACAGACGGGCGGTCGGACGGTCGGGCGGGGGCGGTCGGGCAGAATTTTCCCGGACGGTGTCGATCCGGCCAGAGGTCGTTCGTCGGATCGGTGAGCGGCCCGAGAGGCGGGCCGCGCGACAACTGGGGACGCGCGATGACACAGTACCTGATCCTGATCTACGAGGACGAGGCCGGCTACGTCGCCGGCGGCGAGGCCGCGAACGACCGGGCGATGCGCGAGCACACGGCGTTCGGGGAGAAGAACGGGGCGTCGCTGCGCGGCGGCAACGCCCTGCAGCCGGTCAGCACCGCGACGTCGGTCCGCGCGGACGGCGCCGGCGGGTTCACCGTCACCGACGGCCCGTTCGCCGAGACGAAGGAGGCCCTCGGCGGTTACTACCTCGTCGAGGCCGCCGACCTCGACGAGGCGATCGCGATCGCGAAGGAGGTCCCGGCGCCGTACGGCGGTGTCGAGGTCCGCCCGATCATGACCTTCGAGTAGGCCGGGAACACCTGGTGGGCGCGGACCTGTTCTGAGTGTTTCCGGAGGTCCGAGATGCGTTCCGCCGAGGTCGCGGCCGCGGTCGCCGACGCGCACCGGCGCGAGTGGGCGTACGTGCTCGCGGCGACCGTCCGCGTCACCCGCGACCTCGACCTCGCCGAGGAGTGCGTCCAGGAGGCCTACGCCCGAGCGCTGACGGCCTGGGCGGACGAGGGGATCCCCGCGCGGCCGGGCGGCTGGCTGACGACGGTCGCCCGGCGCCGCGCCATCGACCTGCTCCGCCGGGACGCGGCCCTGCGCCGCAGCCTGCCGCTGCTCATCGAGAACGAGGCCGCGCCAGGCCCGGAGGACGAGGTCGCCTCGCTCTCCGGGCCGCGTCCCCGGTCACGGCCCGGGATGCCGGCGCTGGACCTCACCGACCTGCCGGTGGTCGAGGGCGCCGCCGACGACCGGCTTCGGCTGATCTTCACCTGCTGCCACCCGGCGCTGGCGCCCGAGACGCGGGTGGCGCTCACCCTGCGGCTGCTGTGCGGGCTGACGACGGCCGAGGTGGCGCGGTCGTTCCTCGTCAGCGAGCCGACGATGGCCGCCCGGATCACCCGGGCCAAGAAGAAGATCACGGCGGCCCGGATCCCGTACCGGGTGCCGCCGCCGGCCGAGCTTCCCGAACGGGTCGACGCGGTGCTCGCCGTCGTCCACCTGCTCTTCACGACCGGCCACACCGCGCCCGCCGGTGCCGACCTGGTCCGCCGCGATCTCGTCGAGCGGGCGCTGGATCTGGCCAGGATGCTGCGGCTGCTCCTGCCCGACGACCCGGACGTCGCCGGCCTGCTCGCCCTGATCCTGCTCACCGATGCCCGGGCGGCCGGGAGGGTCGGCCCCGACGGGCGGCTGCTGCTGCTCGCCGAGCAGGACAGGGCTCAGTGGGATCGGGCCGCGATCGACGAGGGCGTCGCCCTGGTCCGCGAGGCGCTGCGTCGGCGCGGGCCGGGCCACGGCCCCGGCCGGCTACCCGGCCGGTACCCGCTGATGGCCGCGATCGCGGCGGTGCACTCCGGCTCGCCCAGCTGGGCCGACACCGACTGGCGGGAGATCGTCGGCCTGTACGGACTGCTGGCCGCGCGCTGGCCGTCGCCGGTGGTGGCTCTCAACCGGGCGGTCGCGGTCGGCTTCGCGGACGGGCCAGCCGCCGGCCTCGCCGCGCTGGACGACCTCGCCGCCGAACCCCAGCTCGCCGGCTACGGCTACCTCCCGGCCGCCCGCGCCGACTTCCTGCGCCAGCTCGGCCGCTCGAGCGAGGCCCGCCTCGCCTACGAGGAGGCTCTGGCCCTCACCGACAACGCCGTCGAACGCGACTTCCTCACCACCCGCCTCCACCAGCTCGACCGACCCTGAGGCCCGGGGCTCGAAGGGCGGGGGCAGAGGGCGGAGAGCGGAGGGCGGAGGAACCGTCAGCCGGCCTGGGCCAGCTCCCGTGGGGCGGCGGCCAGGGCGAGCAGCTCGTCGACGGACCACTGGTCGTAGGCGTGCTCGCCGTACTTGACGGCGAGCACCTTGCCGTCTGGCGTGATCAGGAAGTCGCCGGGCAGGCCGACGCGGCCGTGCGGCTGGCGCCGGGCCGGCGGGCGGTCCCGCCCCCGCAGGACTGCCCAGGTGCTACGGGCGACCCCGCCGATGACCGCCCCCCAGGCCCGCGGGTCGAGCAGCGCGCGGGCGGCCGACTCGACCCCGAAGTCGGCGTAGAGCCGCTTGTCCGGGTCGGCGACCAGCGTGAAGGGCAGCTCGTCGGCGTAACGGGCGAGCTCGGCCGCCGGCGAGTGGAAGACGACGACCTCCCGTACCCCGGCCTCTTCGATCTCCGCGATCCGCCGGGCGACCGAGCGAAGGTGCAGGTTGCAGATGGGACAGCCGGCGAACCGCCGGAACTGCAGGTGGACCAGCCGGCCAGCCGGGTCGGGCACGGGTACGGGCGGGCCGGCGACGGGCACAAGCTCGCGGGCGGCGACCAGGTCACCGGGCCGCACCGGGTTTCGCGGGGTGTACATCAGGTGCTCACTCCCACCGTAGGCGTACGGGGTACGCCTACCAGAGTAGGCGTACGTTGTACGCTGTCAACCCCAGCTCGGCGGCCGCCGACCGTCGAACCGCCCCGACTACCCGATGGACGGTCACGATGCCGCGCCGCCCCTCGCTCACCCACCTGCAGCTGGCGTCGGCGGCCCTCGACGTCGTCGACCGGGACGGCCTCGCCGGACTGACCATGCGAGCCGTCGCCACCCAGCTCGGCGTGAGCACGATGGGGCTCTACCGATACGTCCAGGACCGGGACGAGCTGGAAGCGCTGGTCGTCGAGACCGTCCTCGGCGAGATCGACACCGACCAGCCGGGGCCAGGCGACGCCGCGTCCTGGCAGGAGCAGCTCACGGTGATGGCCAGGCGGCTGCGCGCCGCGGTGGGCACCCACCCGTCGACCGTCCCACTGGCGCTCACCCGCCGGTACCGTTCGACGGCGATCATGCGCTGGTCGGAGACGGTGCTCGCCATCCTGGCCGGCGCCGGCATCGACGGCGAACGGCGCGTGATCGCGTTGCGCAGCCTCCTGGCCTACGCGATCGGCGCCATCCAGCTCGAGCACCTCGGCGGCCCATCCGGCCTCGACGCCCTGGCCACCGCCCCGATCCCCGGCCCCGTCGCCTCGTCGGAGTTTCCGTTCCTGGCAGACAGCGCGGCCGTGGCGGCCGCCGTCAGCCGCGACGACGAGTTCGTCGGCGGCGTGGCCCTTCTCCTGGACGGCCTGACTCCCTAGGAGGCGGGATCGGTTCCTACGTCGAGGTCGACGAGGATGCCGGTCTGCACCGTCCCTATCTGCCCTGGCCGCAGGGCGGTCTGGAACCGTTTCGGTGCGGTGGTCA of the Pseudofrankia saprophytica genome contains:
- a CDS encoding RNA polymerase sigma factor; this translates as MRSAEVAAAVADAHRREWAYVLAATVRVTRDLDLAEECVQEAYARALTAWADEGIPARPGGWLTTVARRRAIDLLRRDAALRRSLPLLIENEAAPGPEDEVASLSGPRPRSRPGMPALDLTDLPVVEGAADDRLRLIFTCCHPALAPETRVALTLRLLCGLTTAEVARSFLVSEPTMAARITRAKKKITAARIPYRVPPPAELPERVDAVLAVVHLLFTTGHTAPAGADLVRRDLVERALDLARMLRLLLPDDPDVAGLLALILLTDARAAGRVGPDGRLLLLAEQDRAQWDRAAIDEGVALVREALRRRGPGHGPGRLPGRYPLMAAIAAVHSGSPSWADTDWREIVGLYGLLAARWPSPVVALNRAVAVGFADGPAAGLAALDDLAAEPQLAGYGYLPAARADFLRQLGRSSEARLAYEEALALTDNAVERDFLTTRLHQLDRP
- a CDS encoding TetR/AcrR family transcriptional regulator, producing MPRRPSLTHLQLASAALDVVDRDGLAGLTMRAVATQLGVSTMGLYRYVQDRDELEALVVETVLGEIDTDQPGPGDAASWQEQLTVMARRLRAAVGTHPSTVPLALTRRYRSTAIMRWSETVLAILAGAGIDGERRVIALRSLLAYAIGAIQLEHLGGPSGLDALATAPIPGPVASSEFPFLADSAAVAAAVSRDDEFVGGVALLLDGLTP
- a CDS encoding glycosyltransferase family 4 protein, translating into MRVVLDGTPLLGRRTGVGRYVENLLAGLADPARDEPATRPLELAATAFTWRGLDGLAEALPPGVAPAARRVPARLLQEIWAGGERLPIELLTGRADVVHGTNFVLPPLRAARGVLTIHDLSYLRTPDTVSAASARYTTLVPRGLRRAAEVITPSQAVAEEVIAAYRIDRDRVTATPLGVDDAWFDAVPPKPGWLEERGLPERYLLFVGTAEPRKNLRVLLSALRGLHGTYPDIPPLVLVGPPGWGAALDTAGLPARAVISAGYLDEADLRTAVAGAIALCFPSRYEGFGLPPLEALAAGTPVIAADIPAVREVTGPVVGAAVRLIPPADVDRLADALLDVIDGGHGGLADGSARAGGAAVAGPADPRRAGREHARTFTWRRTAALTAEVYRRAAGS
- a CDS encoding peroxiredoxin-like family protein; the encoded protein is MYTPRNPVRPGDLVAARELVPVAGPPVPVPDPAGRLVHLQFRRFAGCPICNLHLRSVARRIAEIEEAGVREVVVFHSPAAELARYADELPFTLVADPDKRLYADFGVESAARALLDPRAWGAVIGGVARSTWAVLRGRDRPPARRQPHGRVGLPGDFLITPDGKVLAVKYGEHAYDQWSVDELLALAAAPRELAQAG
- a CDS encoding MFS transporter, which codes for MTARPPSPASPAAPGANSADADSTGGGGAASPDRGRHYAMIALSNTTVGVLMASIDASIVIISLPAIFRGIGLDPLEPGNISYLLWMLMGYMVAVAVLVVTLGRLGDMFGRVRIYNAGFAVFTVTSAALALTPWTGSKAAMFLIVVRILQGIGGAMLMANSAAIITDAFPANRRGMALGINQVAALAGSFLGLVLGGVLSEWNWRAIFWVNVPIGLAGTVWAYISLRDNGRRTASKIDWLGNLTFAVGLTALLAAVTYGIQPYGGHLMGWTNPKVLTGLIGGVAVLWAFAVIETRVAHPMFRLQLFRIRSFAAGNIALLLTAIARGGLQFMLIIWLQGIWLPLHGYDYEQTPLWAGIYMLPLTLGFLVAGPVSGALSDRFGARVFSTGGLVLSACSLVGLLLIPTNFHYVPFALLLLLNGIGSGLFAAPNSAAIMNSIPTDLRGSGSGMRSTFMNSGSVLSIGVFFSLMIAGLASVLPRTLTDGLTSHGVPADVAGQVGSLPPVGSLFAAFLGYNPIEHLVGQDTLANLPPGDAQALTGKEFFPSLITGPFHHGLTIVFTMSIVMTLIAAAASLLRGGRYIHADGPTTPTEPVPATSILPTVAVIDGPEVLAATAESTARPGD
- a CDS encoding glycosyltransferase family 4 protein, producing the protein MIIPAGRRVRAAVYNRFWHSMGGGERHNGMIAQVMAADGVEVDILGHSDVNLADLGAHLGLDLSDCRYVRIPDRGEEDLSVRSGEYDLFINGSYMSRLPTRSRKAAYLCFFPTPFDHDMAAWRKAAVRSAGPLLRGVRPAVDFGVGWYPPEGGRVRQWRWSSGNAVLSISPGSERVLRGDFGRPGAPTGTSLRIIDADGETLAKIDVGAEFVAHEIPLPESPTGTEITLVCEPFTPGPADVRELGVAISRPRVTDADESPRAKVALRFPWLLRDPHDLAWLDRYDAVMANSDYTRGWIRRMWRQEADVLYPPIQVERLHPAATREKTIVTVGRFFAPGLGHAKRQLEMVQWFGELHASGTMPGWTMHVVGGMEDSQKPYVEQIKKAAVGLPVEVHPNAARGDVERLLSTGSVFWSATGWGEDERRRPWTAEHFGMTTVEAMAGGCVPVVIDRAGQREIVRHSIDGFRWTEPDQLLSFTRRLATEEDLRARLATEAAGRAGHFSDAAFAERWRSIAAHHHLYEG
- a CDS encoding YciI family protein, which gives rise to MTQYLILIYEDEAGYVAGGEAANDRAMREHTAFGEKNGASLRGGNALQPVSTATSVRADGAGGFTVTDGPFAETKEALGGYYLVEAADLDEAIAIAKEVPAPYGGVEVRPIMTFE